One stretch of Megachile rotundata isolate GNS110a unplaced genomic scaffold, iyMegRotu1 scaffold0092, whole genome shotgun sequence DNA includes these proteins:
- the LOC143266210 gene encoding uncharacterized protein LOC143266210 — protein sequence MSENESSEQCFLRRRHELKPMLGNATVEQFTDAKQIIEAALAQAVALNVVREGETNNEQLREPVSIHADEIVYCDQVDLYEDQQQETLAMPEDVFLNNIRSLNVQQKDLLKSVSSVIKKDIKKNDDEDTEQMLLFITGGADSGKSFILKLLVEHIKHCYNPTVDMMIKPSFIEVASLAGVAARQIFGKTLHFLFSLPIEKGTAMTYRRLTGQRLEQERRKWRYIRWLIIDEISM from the exons ATGTCCGAAAACGAATCTTCGGAACAATGTTTTCTTCGACGGCGACACGAATTGAAACCTATGTTGGGAAACGCAACCGTTGAACAATTTACTGACGCAAAACAAATTATTGAAGCGGCGCTGGCCCAGGCTGTTGCTTTGAACGTTGTACGCGAAGGGGAAACTAATAATGAACAGTTAAGAGAACCAGTCAGCATTCATGCCGACGAGATAGTATATTGCGATCAAGTTGATTTGTATGAGGATCAACAGCAAGAAACACTTGCAATGCCAGAAGACGTGTTCCTTAATAATATTCGAAGTCTTAACGTTCAACAGAAAGATTTATTGAAATCAGTTTCCTCAGTAATTaagaaagatattaaaaagaatgatgatgaagatacggaacaaatgttactttttattacCGGAGGAGCTGATAGTGGCAagtcgtttattttaaaattacttgttGAACATATTAAACACTGCTATAATCCCACAGTTGATATGATGATAAAACCATCGTTCATTGAAGTAGCTTCGTTGGCTGGCGTCGCTGCCCGCCAAATATTCGGAAAAACTCTGCACTTCTTGTTCTCGTTGCCTATTGAAAAAGGTACTGCAATGACCTATCGGCGACTGACTGGACAAAGACTCGAACAGGAGAGACGAAAGTGGCGGTACATAAGGTGGTTGATTATTGACGAGATATCAATG TGA
- the LOC143266213 gene encoding uncharacterized protein LOC143266213, translating to MAGTRGPQDSGAWTRRVLPDVIRWKNRKHREVTYHLTQALSGHRTFNQFLKKIRRRDSAACKYCGYATDDVEHSIFHCKRWDTERKEYGIPPEEELLAPGNLEIYLLSSKNNWKAFSAFAKVTLSRKEQEDSGLGY from the coding sequence ATGGCAGGAACGAGAGGCCCACAGGACAGTGGTGCATGGACCAGAAGAGTCTTGCCGGATGTCATCCGCTGGAAGAACAGGAAGCATAGAGAAGTTACATATCATCTGACTCAGGCGCTCTCCGGGCACCGGACTTTTAATCAGTTCCTTAAAAAGATAAGAAGAAGAGATAGCGCAGCCTGTAAGTACTGCGGATATGCAACAGACGATGTGGAACATTCTATTTTTCATTGTAAACGCTGGGATACTGAAAGAAAGGAATACGGTATACCTCCGGAAGAAGAACTCCTGGCaccaggaaatttggaaatctatctCTTGAGCAGTAAAAATAATTGGAAAGCATTTTCGGCTTTTGCCAAAGTTACCCTAAGCAGGAAAGAGCAGGAGGATAGTGGGTTGGGTTACTGA